From Vitis vinifera cultivar Pinot Noir 40024 chromosome 3, ASM3070453v1, the proteins below share one genomic window:
- the LOC109122340 gene encoding uncharacterized protein LOC109122340: protein MGICSSCESTSVATAKLILQDGKLQEVPCPVKVSFLLQKNPACFICNSDDMEFDDFISAINSDDELQPDQLYFALPMSWLKRPLRAEEMASLAVKASEALMRGGAKGCGCCGKGVLGQVAFSQKEYVKATRLVDADDGSGRLIEKRREKGGGGSGQHGRRGRDFTTNLTMVPEE, encoded by the coding sequence ATGGGAATTTGCAGCTCCTGCGAGTCTACGTCTGTCGCCACCGCGAAGCTGATTCTCCAAGATGGGAAGCTTCAGGAGGTTCCATGTCCGGTGAAGGTCTCATTCCTGCTGCAGAAGAACCCTGCTTGTTTTATCTGTAATTCGGATGATATGGAGTTTGACGACTTCATTTCGGCCATAAACAGCGACGATGAGCTTCAGCCGGATCAGCTCTACTTTGCGCTGCCAATGAGTTGGTTGAAGCGGCCGCTCCGCGCGGAGGAGATGGCCTCTTTGGCCGTCAAGGCGAGTGAAGCTCTCATGAGGGGTGGTGCAAAGGGATGTGGGTGTTGCGGAAAAGGAGTACTGGGGCAGGTGGCGTTTTCCCAGAAGGAGTATGTGAAGGCAACCCGACTAGTGGACGCCGATGACGGCAGTGGAAGATTGAttgaaaagagaagagaaaaggGTGGCGGCGGCAGTGGCCAACATGGCCGTCGTGGCCGTGATTTTACTACGAACCTGACCATGGTTCCGGAGGAATGA
- the LOC100855234 gene encoding uncharacterized protein LOC100855234 encodes MGICSSSHLMSKNGRCLSWPSTAKIIHLDGKLQEFLHPIQAGLILSQNPNCFLCSSESMFINSHAPQVPDKEELQLGQIYFLMPLSKSRSPLSLQDLCILAVKASAAIAHPNTAHLAIKTGRAAFPSAAQGYCNMPSGLGINCQPAETAAAGLSSEMEAVIKGELTQEAKHEHKSCQSLGNLQECYLMVFNFVYKIQ; translated from the coding sequence ATGGGCATTTGCTCTTCCTCCCATCTCATGAGTAAAAATGGAAGGTGCCTGAGTTGGCCTTCCACAGCCAAGATTATTCACTTGGATGGGAAGCTACAGGAGTTCTTACACCCAATCCAAGCAGGCCTGATCCTCTCCCAGAACCCCAACTGCTTCCTCTGCAGCTCAGAATCCATGTTCATCAACTCCCATGCACCTCAGGTTCCTGACAAAGAAGAGCTGCAGTTAGGCCAAATCTACTTCCTCATGCCACTCTCCAAGTCACGTTCACCCCTTTCTCTCCAGGACTTATGTATACTAGCGGTCAAGGCCAGCGCTGCAATTGCCCACCCCAACACCGCCCATTTGGCAATCAAAACTGGCCGTGCCGCCTTCCCTTCTGCAGCTCAGGGATACTGCAACATGCCATCTGGGCTTGGCATCAACTGCCAACCGGCGGAGACAGCGGCCGCAGGATTGAGTTCTGAAATGGAGGCAGTCATAAAGGGAGAGCTCACGCAAGAGGCCAAGCACGAACacaagagttgtcaaagcttgGGAAACTTGCAGGAATGTTATCTTATGGTTTTCAATTTTGTGTATAAAATTCAGTAG